The following are from one region of the Gossypium hirsutum isolate 1008001.06 chromosome D03, Gossypium_hirsutum_v2.1, whole genome shotgun sequence genome:
- the LOC107949752 gene encoding uncharacterized protein: protein MKNKASGFLKQVVSSVLVSSIAKAKSMVDKGKTSASKARLIILTLMRNKKAVLLGPISKKIHGFLGDKENDPQDDESKAIVPFQYNDDDDAQVADDDKYPDLTHYLFDEKELELEAEAESGSVIEMVKKSKEEGEDFSLEDEIDHVADLFITRFYKQMRLQKLLSFKRNQQMQEGNH, encoded by the coding sequence ATGAAGAACAAGGCATCTGGTTTCCTGAAACAGGTAGTCTCTTCTGTGTTGGTCAGTTCCATTGCCAAAGCCAAATCCATGGTGGATAAGGGCAAAACTAGTGCTTCCAAAGCCCGCCTTATAATCCTCACTTTGATGAGGAACAAGAAGGCGGTGTTGCTGGGTCCAATCTCCAAAAAGATCCATGGATTCCTCGGGGACAAGGAAAATGACCCCCAAGACGATGAAAGCAAAGCCATTGTTCCATTTCAATACAACGATGACGATGATGCTCAGGTGGCTGATGATGATAAATACCCTGATCTGACCCACTATCTGTTTGATGAAAAGGAGCTGGAGTTGGAGGCGGAGGCTGAAAGCGGATCGGTGATCGAGATGGTGAAGAAGTCGAAAGAAGAAGGGGAAGATTTCAGTTTGGAAGACGAGATCGATCACGTTGCGGACTTATTCATAACCAGGTTTTATAAACAAATGCGCCTCCAGAAACTCTTGTCCTTCAAGAGAAATCAACAAATGCAGGAGGGAAACCATTAG
- the LOC107949753 gene encoding H/ACA ribonucleoprotein complex subunit 2-like protein — translation MGSDGEAEKTQQKEKERKKMLAISPIAKPLAGKKLSKKTLKFVRKAAEHKCLKRGVKEVVKSIRRGHKGLCVIAGNISPIDVITHVPILCEEADIPYVYVPSKVDLATAGSTKRPTCCVLVLTKPTKGELSPEEQLKLKADYSHIVEDVSELTSSLF, via the exons ATGGGAAGTGATGGCGAAGCAGAGAAGACTCAACagaaggaaaaggaaaggaagaagatGTTAGCTATTTCACCCATTGCAAAGCCCCTCGCTGGCAAAAAGCTTTCTAAGAAAACCCTCAAGTTTGTGCGCAAAG CCGCTGAGCACAAATGTTTGAAGAGAGGAGTAAAGGAAGTAGTTAAAAGTATTCGGCGTGGTCATAAGgg GTTATGTGTTATAGCTGGAAATATATCTCCCATTGATGTCATAACTCATGTTCCAATCCTGTGTGAAGAGGCTGACATTCCCTATGTTTATGTTCCCTCAAAAGTG GATCTTGCAACTGCAGGGTCTACCAAGAGACCAACATGCTGTGTTCTGGTGCTAACCAAGCCCACAAAAGGGGAACTAAGTCCCgaggaacaattaaagttaaaagCAGATTATAGCCACATTGTAGAGGATGTATCTGAGCTCACATCCTCTCTGTTTTAA